The nucleotide sequence CTGGCCGCGCTTGCTCTTGTACTGCTTGGCCAGTTCCGGGTTCTGGCTGATGTGTTCCCAGGCCTGTACCGGGCTCATGCTCTGGCGCGCTTCGCGCCACAACTTGGCCAGGCGGCCGCGGATCATCGGGTATTTCACCCGCTGCGCCGAATACACATACCAGCTGTAGGACGCGCCACGCGGGCAGCCGCGCGGTTCGTGGTTGGGCAGGTCCGGCCGGGTGCGCGGATAGTCGGTCTGCTGGGTTTCCCAGGTGATCAGACCGTTCTTTACATACACTTTCCAGCTACAGGAGCCGGTGCAGTTCACCCCGTGGGTGGAGCGCACGATCTTGTCGTGCTGCCAGCGTTGGCGATAGGCGTCTTCCCATTGGCGGTCTTCATTGACCACCGCGCCATGGCCATCAGCAAAGGTGGATTTCACCTTGCCAAGGAAATTCAGTCTGTCCAGAAAATGGCTCATCTTGCCTCCGAGTATTTACCGCAGATGCGGTGCAGCGGCCCTGCCGCGCAGCCTTTGCTTACCCTGCAGAGATTACGTCCGGGCAACAACAGCGCCCATTGGCCACTAGAGGAAAAACCCATGCGCAGAGTGAGGAGACGCATAAGCCATAAGAAGTAGGTGGAACTACACAGGCTGGCCAGCGAAAAACGGAGCGCTGCTGACGATACGCTCAATGAGCCGGAATGCATGACGATCAATGACAAACGAATGGATTTGTGCTGCTGGCATGGCCAAGTCCGCAACGTGTACTACGCGCCATCCGTACGACACCGGCTCGCCAGGGCGGCAAGCCTTGATCTGGATTTGCTGTAACGCCGGAAAAACTCCCGCATCGGCTTAAAACAGGATTGCCAGCGCTACACCTGTCCAAAATGCCAGAAATCTTTCATATCAAGCAAAATTATCTATATACAAATCAGCAACTTCAAAGCAAGGCCGTCATCAGTAAATAAATCTAAAAAATGAATGAATTGCTACTAAGTTGTATCTCGGGAAAACATACCATTAGGAGTAGCTCCATGCAGCGCACACTCGCTATTTTCTGCACCGCTTGCGCCGGCCTCATCTCTCAAGCGCATGCTTCGGACGGCACCATTACCTTTACCGGCAATATTGCAGCAACAACCTGCACCATCAGCGTTGCAGGGGGCAGCAGCAGTGGCTCCATCAGCTTGCCCAGCATTTCCACCAAGGCATTGGCGGTCGCTTCCGCCACGGCAGGCACTATCCCGTTTTCCATTGCCCTTAGCGGCTGTACCGGCGCAGCCACCCAAGCCGCCATCTGGTTTGAAAATGACAGCAATGTCAACGCTGCCGGTCGCTTGATCAATACCGGCACAGCAAGCAATGTCGATGTGGCTCTCTACAACACGAGTTCAAGCTCCCACATTCTCATTGGGCAAACCAGTAGCACATTTGGTAGTAGCGGCATGGC is from Aquitalea aquatilis and encodes:
- a CDS encoding fimbrial protein is translated as MNELLLSCISGKHTIRSSSMQRTLAIFCTACAGLISQAHASDGTITFTGNIAATTCTISVAGGSSSGSISLPSISTKALAVASATAGTIPFSIALSGCTGAATQAAIWFENDSNVNAAGRLINTGTASNVDVALYNTSSSSHILIGQTSSTFGSSGMAFPISSGNATLRYLAKYYASGVATAGTVTAIANYTVQYQ